One region of candidate division WOR-3 bacterium genomic DNA includes:
- a CDS encoding NCS2 family permease: MFERIFKLTENQTTPSQEVIGGLTTFMTMAYIVFVQPAVLSATGMDFGAVMVATCISSALATFLMAFLANYPIALAPAMGHNFFFVYTICLAMGVPWQTALGANFISGAAFIILSIFGLREMLVNAIPNSLKQAIAVGIGLFIALIGFQWAGLVVYKPGTILGLGKLHSPPALLAVFGLVLITILYTLRVKGAIVIGIIITAVVGIPFGIVKYHGIVSIPPSIAPTFFKLNIGAAFTLSLVPTIFILFFLDLFDTVGTLIGVSEQAGFVKDNRLPRARQALLSDAIGTVFGTIMGTSTVTSYIESSTGVASGARTGLANLTTGILFLIALFFFPLVKMIGGGFPIENGVLYPVTAPALIIVGTLMMSGVTKIKWDDFSEAIPAFLTIVIMPYAYSITEGIAVGFIFYTILKAATGKFKELHPVLLVFTFLFILRYIFLMK; the protein is encoded by the coding sequence ATGTTTGAAAGAATATTCAAGTTAACGGAAAACCAAACGACTCCGTCTCAGGAAGTCATCGGTGGCTTGACCACCTTTATGACTATGGCTTATATCGTCTTTGTCCAGCCGGCGGTCCTTTCTGCAACCGGCATGGATTTCGGTGCGGTGATGGTCGCAACCTGTATTTCGAGCGCCCTGGCGACGTTTTTGATGGCGTTTCTTGCGAACTATCCCATTGCCCTGGCTCCGGCGATGGGACACAATTTCTTCTTTGTCTACACGATATGTCTTGCCATGGGGGTACCGTGGCAGACCGCATTGGGCGCCAACTTTATATCAGGTGCGGCTTTCATTATCCTTTCTATATTCGGACTCAGGGAGATGCTGGTCAATGCGATCCCGAATTCATTAAAACAGGCGATCGCCGTGGGTATCGGCCTGTTCATCGCCCTTATCGGATTTCAATGGGCCGGGTTGGTGGTTTACAAACCGGGTACGATATTGGGACTCGGAAAGCTTCACAGCCCCCCTGCACTCCTGGCTGTATTCGGACTCGTGCTGATTACGATTCTCTATACGCTCAGGGTGAAAGGGGCGATCGTCATAGGCATCATCATCACTGCGGTCGTCGGTATTCCCTTCGGAATCGTCAAGTATCACGGGATTGTGAGTATCCCGCCGTCGATCGCACCGACATTCTTTAAATTGAATATCGGAGCAGCCTTCACTCTATCACTTGTTCCGACGATCTTCATCCTCTTCTTTCTTGACCTCTTCGATACGGTCGGTACACTCATCGGTGTCAGTGAACAGGCGGGTTTTGTGAAAGACAACCGGCTGCCGCGCGCACGCCAGGCTTTGCTCTCCGACGCGATCGGAACTGTCTTCGGAACGATTATGGGAACATCCACGGTAACAAGCTATATCGAGAGTTCAACCGGAGTCGCAAGCGGCGCTCGAACAGGACTGGCGAATCTTACGACCGGCATATTATTTCTAATTGCTTTGTTCTTCTTTCCTCTGGTGAAGATGATCGGTGGAGGATTCCCGATTGAAAACGGGGTTCTTTATCCGGTCACCGCGCCGGCGCTCATCATCGTCGGCACCCTGATGATGTCCGGAGTCACAAAGATCAAGTGGGATGATTTTTCCGAAGCGATCCCGGCTTTTCTGACGATCGTCATTATGCCCTATGCTTATTCAATAACCGAAGGCATTGCCGTGGGATTTATATTTTATACGATTCTCAAGGCGGCGACAGGTAAATTCAAAGAGCTACATCCTGTCCTTCTCGTCTTCACATTCCTGTTTATTCTGCGTTACATCTTCTTGATGAAATGA
- a CDS encoding ribose-phosphate pyrophosphokinase: protein MKAAKVERFKGIPVAPIGIIAPPGGKKLAELIDKHLVIRRKRLKRMKEYVNYPGFSRNSFLIPCDCPRFANGEGKAVLHESTRRYDIFIITDIGNYGCTYLMRGIKSPMSPDDHFQDIKRIVAAIGGRARRINVIMPMLYESRQHKRYGRESLDCAVALRELEYLGVENIVTFDAHNSHVMNAIPLRGFENLHASYQIIKTLLKKEKTLTVDKSSMLVVSPDEGAVDRCLYYANSLGLELGMFYKRRDTTKVVDGKNPIIAHEFLGADVEGKDILIVDDLLASGQSILKVAKELKWRGANRIYVAVTFALLDDNGVKNYTAAFKKGIIARLYSTNLTYINKELRSASWFVEVDVSEFIAYFIDCVNRNESISALLDTSSKIAKLLKNR, encoded by the coding sequence ATGAAGGCGGCTAAGGTGGAACGGTTCAAGGGAATTCCAGTGGCTCCAATCGGTATTATCGCACCACCGGGTGGAAAGAAACTGGCGGAATTGATCGATAAACACCTGGTGATCCGACGAAAGCGGCTGAAGAGGATGAAGGAATACGTCAATTATCCGGGTTTTTCGCGAAATTCATTTCTCATCCCGTGCGACTGCCCCAGATTTGCAAACGGCGAGGGCAAAGCCGTTTTACACGAATCAACGAGAAGATATGATATATTCATCATCACTGATATCGGTAATTACGGATGTACTTATTTGATGCGCGGTATTAAATCACCGATGAGTCCGGATGACCACTTCCAGGATATAAAACGCATTGTCGCAGCCATCGGCGGCAGGGCGCGGAGGATTAACGTAATTATGCCCATGCTCTATGAAAGCAGACAGCATAAACGCTACGGCAGGGAGTCACTCGATTGTGCTGTGGCGCTCCGCGAACTGGAATATCTCGGGGTTGAAAATATCGTCACTTTTGACGCCCATAACTCTCACGTAATGAATGCGATTCCTCTGAGGGGATTTGAAAATCTCCACGCCAGCTACCAAATCATAAAGACCTTGCTTAAGAAGGAAAAAACCCTTACCGTTGATAAATCCAGTATGCTGGTCGTCAGCCCTGATGAGGGTGCGGTTGACCGCTGTTTGTACTATGCGAACAGTCTGGGTCTGGAATTGGGTATGTTCTATAAGCGTCGGGACACCACAAAGGTCGTCGATGGAAAAAATCCGATCATCGCACATGAATTTCTCGGTGCCGATGTTGAAGGTAAGGATATCCTCATTGTGGACGATCTTCTCGCTTCAGGACAGTCGATACTCAAGGTCGCAAAAGAATTGAAGTGGCGCGGAGCAAACCGCATCTATGTCGCCGTCACCTTCGCCCTGCTGGACGACAACGGCGTAAAAAATTACACTGCGGCGTTCAAAAAAGGAATCATCGCCCGCCTGTATTCGACAAATCTGACCTACATAAATAAAGAGTTGAGGTCTGCCTCGTGGTTTGTTGAAGTCGATGTTTCTGAATTTATTGCGTACTTCATCGATTGCGTGAATCGTAACGAATCCATCAGCGCGCTCCTCGATACTTCAAGTAAGATCGCAAAACTCTTGAAAAACCGGTAG
- a CDS encoding DUF3467 domain-containing protein, translating into MNEKKPQIQIEISPEQAEGVYANGVGINHTPSEFILDFLRFLPGAQKAKVFSRIIMTPQNAQILRNALEENLRKYEERFGKIKIFGKEQKEIGFK; encoded by the coding sequence ATGAATGAAAAAAAACCGCAGATTCAGATTGAAATAAGCCCTGAACAGGCAGAGGGCGTTTATGCAAACGGCGTTGGAATAAATCATACGCCGTCGGAATTTATCCTGGATTTTTTGCGTTTTTTACCCGGTGCACAGAAGGCAAAGGTCTTTTCGCGAATAATTATGACTCCTCAGAATGCCCAGATTTTGCGTAATGCATTAGAGGAGAATCTTAGAAAATACGAGGAACGATTTGGTAAAATCAAAATCTTCGGTAAAGAGCAAAAAGAAATCGGTTTTAAATAG
- a CDS encoding CCA tRNA nucleotidyltransferase: MVKSKSSVKSKKKSVLNRTIDFFVNSSYRAYLVGGYVRDATLGLSPVDIDVMVEGDAVKAAKEMNAKLKGKLYVYKSFGTASIIIKDERIDLATARKEKYPSPAKLPRVSPSTISDDLNRRDFTINAMAISISKENFGEIFDPFNGLEDIKKGLIRVLHKNSFIDDPTRIFRALRYKNRFNFKLEKRTKTLINEAVEKRLIKHLTGQRILNEIKLIFEEPQYHAIVKDLSDMGIFRMRKKELEQLPLFGSYRMYFYLANLNLQGLPLTAEESKIIKEMKSMKNILPKLEKASRKSSLYRILSPLSEGVIRLIPSIRPGLKNKVSTFFRLKRIKPFITGKDLKRLKFKPGKRFKTLLDKMWELQLDGRFRTKKEAEKYLKTLKK, encoded by the coding sequence TTGGTAAAATCAAAATCTTCGGTAAAGAGCAAAAAGAAATCGGTTTTAAATAGAACGATTGATTTCTTCGTAAACTCGTCATACCGTGCGTATCTCGTGGGCGGTTATGTACGTGATGCGACACTCGGGCTGTCGCCGGTTGATATCGATGTGATGGTGGAGGGCGACGCCGTGAAGGCGGCGAAAGAGATGAACGCGAAACTGAAAGGGAAATTATATGTCTATAAAAGCTTCGGGACCGCATCGATAATCATAAAAGACGAACGGATCGATCTTGCAACCGCCCGAAAAGAAAAATACCCTTCTCCGGCGAAATTACCACGTGTTTCACCTTCCACGATCAGTGATGACCTCAACAGACGGGATTTCACCATAAACGCAATGGCGATCTCAATCTCAAAAGAGAATTTCGGTGAGATATTTGATCCATTCAACGGACTCGAGGATATAAAGAAAGGGTTGATCAGGGTGCTCCACAAAAACAGTTTCATCGACGACCCGACACGGATTTTCCGCGCGCTTCGTTACAAAAACCGGTTCAACTTCAAACTTGAGAAACGAACAAAAACCCTGATCAATGAAGCCGTGGAGAAGAGACTCATAAAACACCTTACAGGCCAGCGGATACTTAATGAAATAAAGCTCATCTTTGAAGAACCCCAATATCACGCAATCGTAAAAGACCTCTCAGATATGGGAATCTTCAGGATGAGAAAGAAAGAACTCGAACAACTACCTCTTTTCGGCTCCTATCGAATGTACTTTTATCTTGCCAATCTGAATCTGCAGGGACTTCCTCTCACAGCAGAAGAGAGTAAAATAATCAAAGAAATGAAATCCATGAAGAATATTCTACCGAAGCTTGAAAAGGCATCCAGAAAGAGTTCTCTTTACAGAATCCTCTCCCCTCTTTCCGAAGGTGTAATAAGACTCATCCCGTCGATAAGACCCGGATTGAAGAATAAAGTAAGCACCTTTTTCAGGCTTAAACGCATCAAACCGTTTATCACCGGTAAGGACCTGAAAAGGCTTAAATTCAAACCGGGTAAAAGATTCAAGACTTTACTCGATAAGATGTGGGAGCTTCAGCTGGACGGCAGGTTCAGAACAAAAAAAGAAGCGGAAAAATATCTGAAAACCCTGAAGAAATAG
- a CDS encoding site-2 protease family protein, with protein sequence MNEFLLYVLFLPPILLALTIHEYAHGYVALLLGDPTAKYAGRLTFNPLKHIDIFGLLAFIILRFGWAKPVPINPYNFQNLRKGVLYTSLAGPLSNFLIAIPFGVILRFFPRDIGILQPLWIMLWGGLLFNLIFCAFNLIPIPPLDGSKVLFSLLPPQYQHIELWLERYGFMILIGLIMFDRITGIPVLWGWIGPFVNLFSKLFAGALPLT encoded by the coding sequence ATGAATGAATTTCTTCTGTATGTTCTGTTTCTTCCTCCGATTTTACTTGCGTTGACCATTCACGAATACGCCCACGGCTACGTCGCTTTATTACTGGGGGACCCCACTGCAAAGTATGCGGGACGCTTGACCTTTAATCCTTTGAAACATATAGACATCTTCGGACTTCTCGCGTTCATCATATTAAGATTCGGATGGGCGAAACCCGTTCCCATAAATCCCTATAATTTTCAGAATCTCAGAAAAGGTGTTCTATACACATCACTGGCCGGCCCGTTGTCGAATTTCCTTATTGCAATACCTTTCGGCGTTATCCTGCGCTTCTTCCCGCGTGACATCGGAATTCTTCAGCCTCTCTGGATAATGCTCTGGGGCGGACTCTTGTTCAATCTCATATTTTGTGCATTCAATTTGATACCGATCCCTCCGCTTGATGGTTCAAAGGTATTATTCAGTCTGCTTCCGCCTCAGTATCAACATATTGAATTGTGGCTGGAACGGTACGGCTTTATGATATTAATAGGGCTGATCATGTTTGATAGAATCACCGGCATACCTGTTCTCTGGGGATGGATCGGCCCTTTCGTCAATCTTTTCTCGAAGTTATTCGCCGGTGCACTTCCTTTAACATGA